The Pseudomonas triclosanedens genome has a window encoding:
- a CDS encoding PaaI family thioesterase produces MDVVSLQDTVAPEGVCYGCGGSNPHGLHIKSRWHEDGIHVVAEHLPEAKYCGWPELVYGGLIAMLVDCHSNWTAMAYHYRAEGREPGSLPRIDCVTGNLGIKYIKPTPMGVPLTLKAHVEGEVGRKSRIICEVYAGDVLTCVGDSIFVRVDTSQLRDAAHGRDA; encoded by the coding sequence ATGGATGTGGTATCCCTGCAAGACACCGTCGCGCCGGAAGGCGTCTGCTATGGCTGCGGCGGCAGTAACCCGCACGGCCTGCACATAAAGAGCCGCTGGCACGAAGACGGTATTCACGTGGTTGCCGAACACCTTCCCGAGGCCAAGTACTGCGGCTGGCCGGAGCTGGTCTACGGCGGGCTGATCGCCATGCTGGTCGACTGCCATTCGAACTGGACGGCGATGGCCTACCACTACCGTGCCGAAGGCCGCGAGCCGGGTAGCCTGCCGCGCATCGACTGCGTCACCGGCAACCTGGGCATCAAATACATCAAGCCGACCCCGATGGGCGTCCCACTGACGCTCAAGGCCCATGTCGAAGGCGAGGTCGGGCGCAAGAGCCGGATCATATGCGAGGTCTATGCCGGCGACGTGCTCACCTGTGTGGGCGACTCGATCTTCGTGCGCGTCGACACCTCCCAGTTGCGCGATGCAGCCCACGGCCGCGACGCCTGA
- a CDS encoding DUF2970 domain-containing protein, which translates to MTDDPQNRPPTFWQMLHSVLAAAFGVQSGKNRARDFSQGKASHFIALGILFTLVFVLLLYGLVQLVLHLAGV; encoded by the coding sequence ATGACCGACGATCCGCAGAACAGGCCGCCAACCTTCTGGCAGATGCTGCACAGCGTGCTGGCCGCCGCCTTCGGCGTGCAGAGCGGCAAGAACCGCGCACGCGACTTCAGCCAGGGCAAGGCCAGCCACTTCATCGCCCTGGGCATACTGTTCACGCTGGTGTTCGTACTGCTGCTGTACGGGCTGGTGCAACTGGTTCTGCACCTGGCGGGTGTCTGA
- a CDS encoding MATE family efflux transporter, giving the protein MLERQRFLNILTLGLPIIGGMVSQSLLNLVDAAMVGHLGEKSLAGVGIGSYANFVAISLVMGLGAGVQALVARRRGEGRDDVAAPLNCGLLVALGLSLPITLICLLFAEPIVRALSNDPDVLAIGTPYFEWRALSVLAVGLNFSFRGYWNGTRRSGMYMRTLVVMHLANAAISYSLIHGLFGLPRMGAVGSGLGTTLALYLGSLIYAWITWRDARAQGLQAHLPSERDIRVMLRLSLPNSLQQFFFAAGITLLFWIIAQVGTRELAVAHVLINLALFLILPGVGLGMAATTLVSQSMGERDFDSAHRWGWDVVKVAACGLALLGAPFWLFPEAILRLFVSDPTLIELGRLPLTLTGLGMVIDATALVLTQALLGAGATRTVMAVSLGNQWLFFLPLAYLVGPVLGGGLLAIWSMQILQRGLASAIFAMMWQKRQWTQIEL; this is encoded by the coding sequence ATGCTAGAGCGCCAGCGGTTCCTCAACATTCTTACCCTGGGGCTGCCCATCATCGGCGGCATGGTCAGCCAGAGCCTGCTCAACCTGGTGGATGCCGCAATGGTCGGCCACCTGGGCGAGAAATCGCTGGCCGGGGTCGGCATCGGCAGCTACGCCAATTTCGTCGCCATTTCCCTCGTAATGGGCCTCGGCGCCGGCGTACAGGCGCTGGTGGCACGGCGACGCGGCGAAGGCCGAGACGACGTCGCCGCTCCGCTCAACTGCGGCCTGCTGGTGGCGCTGGGGCTGTCGTTGCCGATCACGCTGATTTGCCTGCTGTTCGCCGAGCCCATTGTCCGGGCGCTGTCCAACGACCCCGACGTACTGGCCATCGGCACCCCCTACTTCGAATGGCGCGCGCTATCGGTACTGGCCGTGGGCCTGAATTTCTCCTTCCGCGGATACTGGAACGGCACGCGGCGCTCGGGCATGTACATGCGCACGCTGGTGGTGATGCACCTGGCGAATGCAGCGATCAGCTACAGCCTGATTCACGGCCTGTTCGGCCTGCCGCGCATGGGCGCGGTCGGCAGCGGGCTGGGCACAACGCTGGCGCTTTACCTGGGTTCGCTGATCTACGCCTGGATCACCTGGCGCGACGCCCGTGCCCAGGGTCTGCAGGCCCACCTTCCGAGCGAGCGGGATATCCGCGTGATGCTGCGCCTCTCGCTGCCCAACTCGCTGCAGCAGTTCTTCTTCGCCGCCGGAATCACCTTGCTGTTCTGGATCATCGCCCAGGTCGGCACCCGTGAGCTGGCGGTGGCCCATGTGCTGATCAACCTGGCACTGTTCCTGATCCTGCCCGGTGTCGGACTGGGCATGGCGGCAACCACACTGGTAAGCCAGAGCATGGGCGAACGCGATTTCGACAGCGCGCACCGCTGGGGCTGGGACGTGGTGAAGGTGGCGGCCTGCGGCCTGGCGCTGCTGGGGGCGCCGTTCTGGCTGTTCCCCGAGGCGATATTGCGGCTGTTCGTCAGCGATCCGACGCTGATCGAGCTAGGCCGCCTGCCGCTGACGCTGACCGGGCTTGGCATGGTGATCGATGCCACGGCACTGGTGCTCACCCAGGCCCTGCTCGGTGCTGGTGCCACGCGCACGGTGATGGCCGTCAGCCTGGGCAACCAGTGGCTGTTCTTCCTGCCTTTGGCGTACCTGGTCGGCCCGGTGCTCGGCGGCGGGTTGCTGGCGATCTGGAGCATGCAGATCCTGCAGCGCGGCCTGGCATCGGCAATATTCGCAATGATGTGGCAGAAGCGTCAGTGGACACAGATCGAACTCTGA
- a CDS encoding FAD/NAD(P)-binding protein, translating to MEHIAIIGSGFCGTALAIQLLRNAKGPFRLSLINRSGRLARGLAYGTRSASHILNVPAERMSLFPEQPSDFLDFARQQMPQARPGDFLPRRIYGDYLQDRLGHAIAEAAPGVRFSSICQQALELIEQGDQLRLMLDDGQPLDSRKVIIATGNFAPATPGPLRALEHDPRYLRDPWTPGALESIPADASVLLLGTGLTMYDMALALQDQGHRGLLLALSRRALLPQAHRDNASHPALPELPQAFFHNMSLNSRLRGLRTLIRQAAVDGHDWRDVIAALRPATPTLWQALDDNERSRFLRHLQPYWDVHRHRAAPPVAQRIEALRDSGQLRIQAGRIMAARTTPDALQLTMRQRGETLAQEQRFDFLINCTGPCTDLRVANEPLLGGLLARGAIRQDRQGLGLDTDAQYRLLDAHGNAHPHLHLLSPMLRASHWEATAVPELRTHAARLAELLLD from the coding sequence ATGGAACACATCGCCATCATTGGTAGCGGATTCTGCGGCACGGCACTGGCCATCCAGTTGCTGCGCAACGCCAAGGGGCCGTTCAGGCTCAGCCTGATCAACCGCTCCGGCCGCCTCGCCCGCGGGCTAGCCTATGGCACCCGCTCCGCCAGCCACATCCTCAATGTGCCGGCCGAGCGCATGAGCCTGTTCCCAGAGCAACCCTCCGACTTCCTCGACTTCGCCCGCCAGCAGATGCCCCAGGCACGACCGGGCGACTTCCTGCCGCGCCGCATCTACGGCGACTACCTGCAGGACCGTCTTGGCCACGCCATTGCCGAAGCCGCGCCGGGCGTGCGCTTCAGCAGCATCTGCCAGCAGGCCCTGGAGCTCATCGAGCAAGGCGACCAACTGCGCCTGATGCTCGATGACGGCCAGCCGCTGGACAGCCGCAAGGTCATCATCGCCACCGGCAACTTCGCCCCGGCCACGCCAGGCCCGCTGCGCGCCCTGGAGCATGATCCGCGCTATCTGCGCGACCCGTGGACACCCGGCGCCCTGGAGTCGATCCCCGCCGACGCCAGCGTATTGCTGCTGGGCACGGGCCTGACCATGTACGACATGGCGCTCGCCCTGCAGGACCAGGGACACCGGGGTTTGCTGCTGGCGTTGTCTCGGCGCGCGCTGCTGCCCCAGGCGCACCGCGACAATGCCAGCCATCCGGCCCTGCCGGAGCTGCCGCAGGCGTTCTTTCACAACATGAGCCTGAACAGCCGGCTGCGCGGCCTGCGCACGCTGATCCGCCAGGCCGCGGTGGACGGCCACGACTGGCGTGACGTGATCGCCGCCTTGCGACCGGCCACGCCAACCCTCTGGCAAGCGCTGGACGATAACGAGCGCAGCCGCTTCCTGCGCCATCTGCAACCTTACTGGGACGTGCACCGGCACCGAGCCGCGCCGCCAGTGGCGCAACGCATCGAAGCGCTGCGCGACAGCGGGCAACTGCGTATACAGGCGGGCAGGATCATGGCGGCCCGGACAACGCCGGACGCACTGCAACTGACCATGCGCCAGCGTGGTGAAACCCTGGCCCAGGAGCAACGCTTCGACTTCCTGATCAACTGCACCGGCCCCTGCACCGACCTGCGGGTGGCAAACGAGCCGTTGCTGGGTGGCCTGCTCGCTCGCGGAGCCATCCGCCAGGACCGCCAGGGGCTGGGGCTCGATACCGACGCCCAGTACCGCCTGCTGGATGCTCACGGCAACGCCCATCCGCACCTACACCTGCTCAGCCCGATGCTCCGCGCCAGCCACTGGGAAGCGACGGCGGTGCCGGAGCTGCGCACACACGCCGCGCGCCTGGCCGAACTGCTGCTGGACTGA